A stretch of DNA from uncultured Fibrobacter sp.:
CGGCACTTGGGTTCCGCTGCAGAAAGCCCCGCGCAGTCGCAGTCCACGGACATGCGGCGTAGCACATTGATAAAGCAGATGTGACCCTTGAAAAAGTCGCAGGTGGCCTTTGCGGAATCGGCCATGGTTTCCATGAACAGGGCTCCGCTGGTTTTCCAGCCTGCCGTGCCGCCCGGTTCCATCTTGGTGGGGCCGCCCTTCACGTATTCGTGAATCATCTTCTTGCCCAGGCGTCCGCCCGCGCAACCGATGGCGATGTTCTTCATGGAGCCGCCGAAACCGCCCATGGCGTGGCCCTTGAAATGCGTCAGCACAATCATGGAATCGTAATTCTTGATGTGTGCGCCCATGGACATTTCCTTGAAAATGAGGCCGTCTTTTACGGGGAGCATCACTTCGCCGTCTTCGTCCATGATGTCCACATCGCAGAAGGTCCAGCCGTTCACCTTGAGGGTTTCGCGGTGCTGTTCGGTAGTATATCGGTCGCCTTCGTACCAGGTGTTGGTCTCCACAATCTTGGAGTTGGGAACCTGTG
This window harbors:
- a CDS encoding DUF362 domain-containing protein; protein product: MDRRDFLKTAGAAALASAVFTPAFAKGKSMEQKEPGKDVSNVYFTKDLSAAGLIKLYKKINEGITGRVAIKLHTGEKNGPNILPREWVKEFQAQVPNSKIVETNTWYEGDRYTTEQHRETLKVNGWTFCDVDIMDEDGEVMLPVKDGLIFKEMSMGAHIKNYDSMIVLTHFKGHAMGGFGGSMKNIAIGCAGGRLGKKMIHEYVKGGPTKMEPGGTAGWKTSGALFMETMADSAKATCDFFKGHICFINVLRRMSVDCDCAGLSAAEPKCRDIGILASTDIVAVDQASVDMVYKLPPKELHDLKERIETREGLHQLPAMEKLKMGNRKYRIIEL